In a single window of the Balaenoptera acutorostrata chromosome 3, mBalAcu1.1, whole genome shotgun sequence genome:
- the LOC103010582 gene encoding LOW QUALITY PROTEIN: olfactory receptor 4L1-like (The sequence of the model RefSeq protein was modified relative to this genomic sequence to represent the inferred CDS: inserted 2 bases in 1 codon; deleted 1 base in 1 codon; substituted 1 base at 1 genomic stop codon), producing MKMMNSSMISEFVLLGLTNTWELEIFLFFIFLLTYAAIMAGNLLIVVTVTFDSHLHSTPMYFLLGNLSFLDMSISTITTPKMVADFLRENKTISQWGCMAQMFFLHFLGGSEMTLLIVMAIDWYTAICKPLHYTAIMNHRVLIGSVLLSWAIFFVHTMSQMVFTITLPFCGPNVVDNIFCDPPLVLKLACTETYVLELLVIADSGLLSFICFILLLISYTVILVTVXHWASGGLSKALSTLSAHITVVTLFFGPCIFIYAWPFSSFSVDKIFSVFYSVITPXAEPIIYTLRNQEMKAARSRLRTQHVSSRQTF from the exons ATGAAAATGATGAATAGCTCAATGATATCAGAGTTTGTTTTGTTAGGACTCACCAACACTTGGGAACttgaaattttc ctttttttcatatttttgttgaCCTATGCAGCGATTATGGCAGGAAACCTTCTCATTGTGGTCACTGTAACCTTTGACTCTCATCTGCACTCCACACCAATGTACTTCCTCCTTGGAAATCTCTCCTTTCTTGATATGTCTATTTCTACAATCACAACCCCTAAGATGGTTGCAGATTTTCTCAGGGAGAATAAAACTATTTCTCAGTGGGGCTGTATGGCTCAGATGTTCTTCCTTCACTTTTTAGGGGGTAGTGAGATGACTCTTCTCATAGTTATGGCTATTGATTGGTACACTGCAATATGCAAACCTCTTCACTACACAGCCATCATGAACCACCGGGTACTCATAGGCTCTGTGCTGCTGTCATGGGCTATTTTTTTTGTGCATACAATGAGCCAGATGGTTTTTACCATCACCTTGCCCTTTTGTGGCCCCAATGTAGTAGACAATATTTTCTGTGACCCTCCTCTAGTTCTAAAGCTTGCCTGCACTGAGACCTATGTTCTGGAGTTGCTAGTAATTGCTGACAGCGGACTGTTGTCTTTCATCTGCTTCATACTCTTGCTCATTTCCTACACTGTCATTCTGGTAACTGTCTGACATTGGGCCTCTGGTGGTCTCTCCAAGGCTCTGTCCACACTGTCTGCTCATATTACTGTGGTCACTCTGTTCTTTGGGCCATGTATCTTCATTTATGCTTGGCCATTTAGTAGCTTTTCAGTGGATAaaattttttctgtgttttattcaGTTATCACACC TGCTGAACCCATTATTTACACTCTGAGGAATCAGGAGATGAAAGCAGCCAGGAGTAGACTGAGGACCCAACACGTGAGCTCCAGACAGACCTTCTAG